The sequence GTAACTAAGAAAACTATtgtgtttttgccttttccttttatcTCCATTATCAACCTCTAGAAGAAAGTTTATGACTAGGCCTACCCACTGGTGGGAGTGCCAGGGCATAAGGAGAAGGGACCACAGCTGACCTAGTGGTTGAGCAGCAGGATGGCATAATCTGTGTCCATCGTGGTGCCAGTCTAGAGGCCATAGCAACCAAAGTAGTGGGAGCATTGGATAGGTGAAAGTATCAGGGCAATAGCAGCTGGTAaggaaatattttagtattttgacAACCCATTTGGTTGTACTTGTGTATACCAGCTAAATACTGGCCCTGAAGAGCAGAGTTAATTCTTCTTtaggcttatatctttctttgaagCTTTCATGAGCATGCATGTTCTAAATGTATCATGCCAGTAAGATGTAAAATATCTTCTACTTTGACTTTAcagaaaaagatggggaaattgaaaacaaattgaGTGGGACCTCTTAGAAGGTCATGGGaaattttcaggtgtacagaatgCCTATTATAATGTTTTAGATAGAAAAGCAATTAAGCAGATTTGATTAATcatcttttctgaattttaaagctAATCAGagtacagatgtagaaaataaacttacagttaccagaaggtgaagggagagaaaggaataaattggaagactggaattgacatatatatactatatataaaatagacaactaataagaacctactgtatagcatagggaactctactcaatactctgtaatggcctatatgggaaaagaatctaaaaaagagtggatatatgcatatgtatagctgattcactttgctgtattcctgaaactaacagaacattgtaaatcaactgtactcccatgaaatttttaaaaaatagcaaactaccaatgatttttaaaatgttaatcttAAAGTTTGACAAATGGTAGAAATTTTTCTAAATACAAATTTAGTAATATATAACAAacttcacacacatacataaagcAAGCAAGCTAATTGGGGTTTTCAGTGTCACGTAGCATATTCCAAGCAGTTGACTGAGATACAGACTGGTACACACCATGGCATGACAACTGAGCTGCTGTGGAATCCAAAGGTAATTGAataagagtgatttttttttccttcttccaacAGTGCAATATTGTCTTCCTACTTTTTAAATGAGCAATTGAACATTCATGGGAAAATAGGCTGCATATTAAGTATATTGGGATCAACTGTGATGGTTATCCATGCCCCACAAGAAGAGAAAGTTGCTACTCTGCACGAAATGGAAATGAAATTGAGAGACCCAGGTCTGTAATTCAACTGAAAGAGACACTCAAATTCTGCTCCACTTTCTGTCATCACATGAGTTTGTAATAATATTGTAATATGCTTCCTGCAAACCTGTCTGTGGCTTGAGGTATAGTACAAAAAGGTGCCACAACTAATTTTTGTGTTCGTGCTTCGCTTCCTCAGAATGAAGGGAAGAGATGGGAattggagaggggaaaggcttaTATTCCAACCCAAACTTTGACATCTTCCTCATTCTGAAAATAAAGTCAATCAGGCAATACCTGCTGTACCTTATAGTGTTGTCTGTGAGGTTCAAATGTCTGTGAAAGTCCATTGTGAGATATCAAAAGCCATGCAGTAACATGTTGCTGttcctgtttttaatttaatcacGGTTCTCTTTCTAATACACTTATGCTCCTAAACTCATGACTAACAAGATTTCACAAAGACCTGACCCTATTGGCGTTTTCTAAAGTctaattcttttctccttctaaCAGGATTTATCTGCTTTGCTGTGATCATAACTGTGATCTCCTTGGTACTAATTTTGATTGTGGCGCCCAAGAAAGGACAGACCAATATATTGGTCTACATATCAATCTGTTCATTGATTGGAgcattttcagtttcctctgtcAAGGGCCTGGGAATTGCCATTAAGGAACTACTGGAATGGAAGCCCGTTTATAAGCATCCCCTGGTCTTTGTTTTGTTGGCTGTACTTGTGCTTTCGGTGGCAACACAGATCAACTATCTCAACAAGGCACTGGACACCTTTAATACATCTCTTGTGACTCCCATTTATTACGTGTTATTCACATCCATGGTAGTGACTTGCTCCGCCATCTTATTCCAAGAATGGTatggcatgaatactggagatgTCATCGGGACTTTGAGTGGGTTCTTCACCATCATCAATGGCATCTTCCTTCtacatgcttttaaaaacattgaCATTACCTGGAGTGACCTGACATCCACTACTCAGAAAGAAGTCCTCTCTGCGAATGGCAGTGAAGACAAATATGTCTTACTAGAGAACACAGACTGTACAGTCCCAGGATTCGATGATGACATTACCTTGTATAGCAGGACTGGTCAAAATCCCTAAAAACGTGGACTTTAACCACCAGGAGACACTTGGAGAGGAGAAGGAATACCTGATTCTTGAAAGAAATATTAGGAAAGCTggcatttttaaagttctaaCTAATAATGTACACATGAGGCCAAATAAAAATGCCTGCACTTTTGGCCATCAAGTTTGAAAAATCCAAGTTTTGGTCCAGAAGACTTCTGCTGTTTTTCATTTCTGCAAACTTGAAACACTCCCTAAgcatgaaagaagtcaaagaattAGATAACTCTCAGGATAATCTCTTTCTTCTGGTCACAGTGTGTGTGACCTGCCAGGtggctcttcatttctttggctgCTATTCTTGGTCTCTCAGTAATTCACAGGTAAACTCAACTGTGTACTGATAAGCAGAATATCAATCATCACTCTAATGAGTCATAGTTTCAAATTATTAAGACTGAGAAGCGAGATCACTGATGCTTCCCCTCGCTCTACAGCTTCCTTCTTTCTAAAGGGAAGAGAGTGCTAAAGAACACACACATGTTGGAAATCTGCTCGGTGGTATGCTAGACTGTGCAAGACACATGTGCCCATGAAGGGCTTATAAGTTGTAATTTATTGATATATCATAGAGGTTTATTAACAATTAAAATGGGAGAATGGAAGAGAGAAATACTTAATACCTTaggtaaatgaaactattttttcttttcacaaaaaCATGCACATGATTATGTTCATGGGTTCTTTTAATTCAGACCTGAACAACACAGGACACAATTGAGTTTCTGAAGAAGTACAAGTGATTTCAGCTTTGGCGTTCTTTACATTCATTTTgttctttacttttattattattatcccaagtgtcatttttctttttgatgtagaGACTTTCAAAGAGTAATTGCTACATTGTTTTAGCATTATATTGTACACTTCAATTTTTCTCAAAGGTTTAATCCCCAAAGGGTGGGTTTTCCACAAActagaaacaaatagaaaaatctttATGAAAGACCTGAATGAGTTATCATAATTGTCCTCTTGAAATCTGGCACTTTCACCTTTATTAAGGAAATTATAATCGGTTactaaccttttaaaaaatatacatatcctACCACAATAAGTGGTAGATTGTCTTTTTCTGTTGAATTTCATCCTGGCCATGCTTTCCATCCATTTTATTGTAATTATCTGGGGAGAATAGGAAGGTGGGTTAACttcttagaaaacaaaatacTAAGACCTCGGGGTAAAATACTAAGACCTTAGTACagggaaatatattttcatgttaaaGCCTGCATAAAATTTTCCTATCTCACTCCAAGTGCATGGGAGAAGTAACAATTTTGGTGGTCTTTACTGTTTATGGGTAGATTACTCATCACTCATTgatttaatggaaaagaaattaGCTATATTATTTCTAGACCAAAGTTATTTCTCTCAAAAAAATCCTAATCCCAAAAttatgacatgaaaaaaaaaacaaaaaaccctgcagTTTGACTGGATTTTTCTTCTCTAACGTCAAATGTTATTTTGTTTGTAATCTAGCTCAAGTCTAACCTGGGTAATAGTAGTAGATTCTTTTCTTCAGAATTCCATTAAAGTGACTTGAGCATTTCCACAGTTTCGTTGAACTACGACTGACGTCCACAGAGATGACCTGAAATGATTGCAAAGTTCTAAAGTGCTGGTATAGTCTCTTTggcatagggcttcccagatggcgcaacggcaccccactccagtactcttgcctggaaaatcccatggacggaaggcctggtgggctgtagtccatggggtcgctaaaagtccgacatgactgagcaacttcacttcactttcccagatggcgctagtggtaaagaaccagcctgctaatgcaggagacatgagaaacacaggttcaatccctggattaggaagatctcctggagaagggcatgacaacccactccagtgtccttgcctggagaatcctatggacagaagggactggcagtctacagtccatggggttgcaaagagctggacacgactgaagtgacttagcacacaggcagtGTTGAGTGCAATGCAGTGCCTTCCaaatttttgaaaactgataatCCACGGAAGATTCATGGGTTGATACCTCAGGTCAAATATATGTTTACTCTGTTGATTGCTGTTTCATCTAAATTGTATATCAGATACATAAGTTAGGAACACAAGCTTGTGTTCATAGAAAAGGTGGTTTCTAAAAAGGTAGGTGTTAAAAGTTGTAGAAAttcatttaaagtttttcttttcttctgttgaaAACTGTTGCTTTCTCCAGGACACCTTCTTAGTGAGCAAATTCATAGCATCCAACCTGACTCCAAGGTAGTCCTCCGTTTAACTGAATCTTGGTTTCAGGTATTTCCTCAAGGTCACCTGTTACAAAGCTTTGCCCTTGGTATATTGTACCCAGCTTGAGGGTTCCTGGAATACAAGAAACCATGTGTACCCTGGGATGGATAATGAACTGGTGTTGACACATATGCCCAGGAGAAAGTCTCAGAAAAATCTAATGAGTTGAAATATATTGAGAAACAatgaaacatttgaaaaactctAAAAATCTCTGGTGGGCATATGCATTGAAAAACCAAAATTTTGCAAATCCAAAACCCAGAATACTTTTTCCCAAATAGGAAGATGTTGTCTAAGAAGGAATAAAATGCTGGATCCCTATATTCAGACTAACTGTGTTAGTCTAACTGGTActttgaaatgtatatattttaatatacatacaCTTTATCTCAGATACCTTAAGATTTATTATGTGAAAAGCCTTTCGTAATTCTGTAAacataatagttttattttctaacttaCAATTTTATTCCTAGATCAATGGTTAATTCTTAGTTCAGATTTCCAAATGTTCATAAAAGCCTCTAGATTTGGCAGCATGCAATTAACATTTTTATGAGTATGaaatcaaatatatgtatatggaaaGCACTCACATTTATCCCTGACATTGAGGCATTCAATACAATTCAGTTCtctttgaaacattttaattCTCATAGTCTTAATATTAGACTGATAAGGACCATTAGTCATCAGTTTTCATAAATTCTTTTTTGTTCTCAGTTTGTCACTTTAGTTCATTTTTAATAATGCAAGTGAAAATGAATTCTATTAGTGTAATATCAACAATACAAAATGtcagacaaaaatatttttcataataaaaccaAACTAAATACAGTTTTCACATCCCAATAAAGCTTTGTAGAAAATAACATatcaatatatatgaaatattttcaaatatttaaaaaattatgatcatgaaattttctatttttctaatgtTTATAAATACTGTGCATTTTAGAAAGTTTACAACTTTTGATGTTTCTCTGTATCTTTCATTTGTAATAAAATAATGTGGCTTACTTATCCTTGTTGGAGTTCCGTTTTGAGTTTCTTGAAGTTAAGTTTATGCCAtggcaaaattaaaaagaaaaattcgaGGTTTAAAATGCTTTATGCTTAATGCTTTGTCATTTTCCTTGAAATTAAAGTCTATGTTTTAGAGAAAGGCTCTGCACAAAACCATCTCCTGTATAACTAACTGATCTGGCACCTGAACAAAAAGGAGAAGAAACTGTCTTATTTTTTTGATAATTTTGTTGAACAGTCAGTGTAATGGTATCACCTCTCAgttcagaaatttaaaagaaaaacaagaaagagaaaaatatatataacaatattTGGTAGCACTGCattacattaaaatttatattctcaaACCCTCTTTCTGGCCCCAGGGAAACTTGACCACATGCCTTTATCAACTTTATCAGTATTGACCATATCACCATGACTTTATCAACTTTccttattttaatttgaattcatGTTTAAGAACAGCtctctcagctgtttgtaaggaaATGAATTGTCTAGGGTACAAAAGCCTCTTTCTTACctgtgtctgttttttaaatgaacagaaaTAATTTGCAGTTCCCTAAATCACATTGCTACTTAGGGCCAGAATGAGGACCAAAACCCAAGCTCCCCAAACTACCCACTCCACAGTATGCAGGCACATATAAGGAGGACTTGGTGGAACACATCTCCCCAGAGTTAGAATGAACTACAACTGCCCCCAGCAAGCCGTGTTAGCGTAGACCAAACATTACAGTACCCTGGCTGCAGTGTACAGGAAGCCTCTAAGAGGTAAGCTTAGGTTACAAAGAGTCTTAAATTTTATCTACAACAATGAACAATATATGTTTCCCAACTGAGAATTTGTTTGccaaaaaaacaagcagaaaaagCTTTTTGAGAGAGCTGACCACCTGAGACACCTTTTCCCACTTCAGTTACAAATCATGAAAAATCTTCTTGAAGGAAAACTGAGTCTCCATTAATGCCTTCAATATGGGAGAAAACCTCTGAGTTCTAAAGCACTTTTGTGTTTCATATGGAGAACTCCCCCTGTGGCTGGGAATGGAGCCGGCAGGAATCTGTAGGCCAAGCGTCACTAACCTCAAGCTTGTCCAGTGGTCAGGAGGCAAGGCCTCACACCAGTTTTCTGCACTGGGGTGCTCTTAAGACCATGTGGCCCTCCCTCACACAGCCACATGTAGGCCCGAGCAACTACTTGACTGGGGTAGGGGGCGGGGCGAGGGAGAGAGGTGTGTGGTGCAGAGGGGATGACCGATGGAGGTAAAAGCCATGAGTACCATATTCTCAGAATTCCCTCCCACACCCTGCTTTCTGTGATCCAGCCAGAAATTCCTGACCACCAGCATGAAACTCAATCTGTTCCTACAGCTTGTGTCACTATaacagccaagatgtggaagcaaccgaagtatccatcaacagatggatagataaagaagatgtggtatgtatacacaatggaatagtactcagccataaaaaaacagtgaaataatgccatttgcagcaatatggatgggtctacttccctgatagctcgaagatccgctggggaagggatagactacccactccagtattctggcctggagaattccatggactaaagtccgtggggtcacaaagaggcagacacaactgaggaacttccACACTTTCAGAGATTATGATATTAAATAGGTCAGAGAAAGATAGACATCATATGCTATATCTTACTTGtggcatctttaaaaaaatgatacaaatttatttacaaaacggaaacagactcacagacttagataacgaatttatggttaccaataGGGAAGttggggaaggtgggggagggataaatcaggagattgggattaaaAGCTACACAaaacactgtatataaaatatataataaccaacaaggacctactgtatagcgcatcaaactctgctcaatgttatgtggcagctggatgggaggggagttggggggagtatgaatacatgtatatgtatggctggttgttggtttttatttttttttgctattcacctgaaaatATTACAATgttattaatcagctataccccaatacaaaataaaaagtttttttaaaaaagaatacatatataaaatggaatcactttgctgtacacctgaaactaatacaacattgtaaatcaattatattccaataattttttaaaagaaaactaggTACAATAAAAGTATTATACTTAAAAAAGCTTGTGGATTGCATTGTGAATGCCTTCTATAGACTCACCAACCATGGAAACCAAATACAGGGCCTGACTCTTTAGCATCTATGAATCAAGTCTCTAGATCTTCCCTGGAATGGATCTGGGTGAAGTATATGGCTC comes from Bubalus kerabau isolate K-KA32 ecotype Philippines breed swamp buffalo chromosome 7, PCC_UOA_SB_1v2, whole genome shotgun sequence and encodes:
- the NIPAL1 gene encoding magnesium transporter NIPA3 isoform X1, whose amino-acid sequence is MGGQVRLPPGEPCREGYVLSLSCPNTSQAWCEITRVSELLASPVLYRDLNSSITNLSVSTNTENKYNLYIGLVLAISSSIFIGSSFILKKKGLLQLAKKGVTRAGQGGHSYLKEWLWWAGLLSMGAGEAVNFAAYAFAPATLVTSLGALSVLVSAILSSYFLNEQLNIHGKIGCILSILGSTVMVIHAPQEEKVATLHEMEMKLRDPGFICFAVIITVISLVLILIVAPKKGQTNILVYISICSLIGAFSVSSVKGLGIAIKELLEWKPVYKHPLVFVLLAVLVLSVATQINYLNKALDTFNTSLVTPIYYVLFTSMVVTCSAILFQEWYGMNTGDVIGTLSGFFTIINGIFLLHAFKNIDITWSDLTSTTQKEVLSANGSEDKYVLLENTDCTVPGFDDDITLYSRTGQNP
- the NIPAL1 gene encoding magnesium transporter NIPA3 isoform X2 → MGGQVRLPPGEPCREGYVLSLSCPNTSQAWCEITRVSELLASPVLYRDLNSSITNLSVSTNTENKYNLYIGLVLAISSSIFIGSSFILKKKGLLQLAKKGVTRAVGAGEAVNFAAYAFAPATLVTSLGALSVLVSAILSSYFLNEQLNIHGKIGCILSILGSTVMVIHAPQEEKVATLHEMEMKLRDPGFICFAVIITVISLVLILIVAPKKGQTNILVYISICSLIGAFSVSSVKGLGIAIKELLEWKPVYKHPLVFVLLAVLVLSVATQINYLNKALDTFNTSLVTPIYYVLFTSMVVTCSAILFQEWYGMNTGDVIGTLSGFFTIINGIFLLHAFKNIDITWSDLTSTTQKEVLSANGSEDKYVLLENTDCTVPGFDDDITLYSRTGQNP